In the genome of Mycteria americana isolate JAX WOST 10 ecotype Jacksonville Zoo and Gardens chromosome 7, USCA_MyAme_1.0, whole genome shotgun sequence, one region contains:
- the CLRN1 gene encoding clarin-1 isoform X1 encodes MPAQQKKIIFCVAGVLSFACALGTAAAIGTQLWVKGTILCKTGALLVNATGQELEKFIGEIQYGLFYGERVRQCGLGGRPVQFSFFPDLLKIIPASIHVSVLLFCTVLLVFALVGAGFFMFNAFGSPYETLHGPVGLYLWSFIAWTAEMMSISPSVSGSCGCLIMILFSSEVKIHHLSEKIANFKEGSFTFKTHSEQFANSFWIVLVCSLVHFLNALLIRFAGFEFPFSKSKDSRTTTGAVDLMY; translated from the exons ATGCCAGCCcagcagaagaaaattatcttttgcGTAGCCGGGGTGCTGAGCTTTGCTTGCGCGCTGGGGACGGCGGCAGCCATCGGCACGCAGCTGTGGGTTAAGGGGACGATCCTCTGCAAGACGGGAGCCCTGCTCGTCAACGCCACCggccaggagctggagaagttTATTGGCGAAATCCAGTACGGGCTTTTCTACGGCGAGCGTGTGAGACAGTGTGGGCTCGGGGGGAGACCTGTCCAGTTTTCAT tttttccaGATTTGCTCAAAATTATCCCTGCAAGTATCCATGTTAGTGTCCTTCTCTTCTGTACAGTACTGCTCGTCTTTGCTCTGGTGGGAGCAGGTTTCTTCATGTTCAATGCTTTTGGCAGCCCTTACGAAACTCTGCACGGCCCCGTCGGGTTGTACCTCTGGAGCTTCATCGCCT GGACTGCTGAGATGATGAGCATCTCTCCCTCCGTTTCAGGTTCCTGTGGTTGCCTCATCATGATTCTCTTCTCTTCAGAAGTGAAAATCCATCACCTTTCGGAGAAAATTGCTAATTTCAAAGAGGGAAGTTTTACATTCAAGACTCACAGTGAACAGTTTGCAAATTCATTCTGGATCGTCCTGGTTTGCTCCCTGGTGCACTTCCTGAACGCCTTGTTGATACGATTTGCTGGATTTGAATTTcccttttcaaaatcaaaagatTCCAGGACAACCACTGGAGCGGTTGACCTGATGTATTAG
- the CLRN1 gene encoding clarin-1 isoform X2 codes for MPAQQKKIIFCVAGVLSFACALGTAAAIGTQLWVKGTILCKTGALLVNATGQELEKFIGEIQYGLFYGERVRQCGLGGRPVQFSFFPDLLKIIPASIHVSVLLFCTVLLVFALVGAGFFMFNAFGSPYETLHGPVGLYLWSFIACSCGCLIMILFSSEVKIHHLSEKIANFKEGSFTFKTHSEQFANSFWIVLVCSLVHFLNALLIRFAGFEFPFSKSKDSRTTTGAVDLMY; via the exons ATGCCAGCCcagcagaagaaaattatcttttgcGTAGCCGGGGTGCTGAGCTTTGCTTGCGCGCTGGGGACGGCGGCAGCCATCGGCACGCAGCTGTGGGTTAAGGGGACGATCCTCTGCAAGACGGGAGCCCTGCTCGTCAACGCCACCggccaggagctggagaagttTATTGGCGAAATCCAGTACGGGCTTTTCTACGGCGAGCGTGTGAGACAGTGTGGGCTCGGGGGGAGACCTGTCCAGTTTTCAT tttttccaGATTTGCTCAAAATTATCCCTGCAAGTATCCATGTTAGTGTCCTTCTCTTCTGTACAGTACTGCTCGTCTTTGCTCTGGTGGGAGCAGGTTTCTTCATGTTCAATGCTTTTGGCAGCCCTTACGAAACTCTGCACGGCCCCGTCGGGTTGTACCTCTGGAGCTTCATCGCCT GTTCCTGTGGTTGCCTCATCATGATTCTCTTCTCTTCAGAAGTGAAAATCCATCACCTTTCGGAGAAAATTGCTAATTTCAAAGAGGGAAGTTTTACATTCAAGACTCACAGTGAACAGTTTGCAAATTCATTCTGGATCGTCCTGGTTTGCTCCCTGGTGCACTTCCTGAACGCCTTGTTGATACGATTTGCTGGATTTGAATTTcccttttcaaaatcaaaagatTCCAGGACAACCACTGGAGCGGTTGACCTGATGTATTAG